One Pullulanibacillus sp. KACC 23026 DNA segment encodes these proteins:
- a CDS encoding YebC/PmpR family DNA-binding transcriptional regulator, producing the protein MGRKWNNIKEKKANKDANTSRIYAKFGIEIYVAAKQGEPDPESNQALRFVIERAKTYNVPRHIIDKAIDKAKGGSDENYAELRYEGFGPSGSMVIVDALTNNVNRTASDVRAAFSKNGGNLGVTGSVNYMFDETAVIGFEGKTADDVLELLMEADLDARDILEEEDSVIVYAEPDQFHAVQEALKSAGITEFTVAEITMLPQNEVTLSGDTLTQFEKLIDTLEDLDDVQQVYHNVDLEG; encoded by the coding sequence ATGGGACGTAAATGGAATAACATTAAAGAAAAGAAAGCCAATAAAGATGCTAATACAAGTCGTATCTATGCCAAATTTGGTATTGAAATTTATGTAGCCGCCAAGCAAGGAGAGCCTGACCCTGAGAGCAACCAAGCTCTAAGGTTTGTTATTGAAAGAGCGAAAACTTATAATGTACCGCGTCATATTATTGATAAGGCGATTGATAAAGCAAAAGGCGGATCGGATGAAAATTATGCTGAGCTTCGGTATGAAGGTTTCGGTCCAAGCGGTTCGATGGTTATCGTCGATGCCTTAACGAATAATGTTAACCGAACCGCTTCTGATGTTCGGGCAGCTTTCAGTAAAAACGGGGGCAACCTTGGCGTTACAGGTTCCGTTAATTACATGTTTGACGAGACAGCTGTTATTGGTTTTGAAGGTAAAACGGCTGATGATGTATTGGAACTTTTAATGGAAGCCGATCTCGATGCCCGAGATATTCTTGAAGAAGAGGATTCGGTTATCGTTTACGCAGAGCCTGATCAATTCCATGCGGTCCAAGAAGCTTTAAAGAGTGCGGGAATTACTGAATTTACGGTTGCGGAAATCACCATGCTGCCGCAAAACGAAGTCACATTAAGCGGTGATACACTCACCCAATTTGAAAAACTGATTGATACTCTCGAGGATCTCGATGACGTTCAACAAGTGTATCACAACGTTGATTTAGAAGGTTAA
- a CDS encoding LysE/ArgO family amino acid transporter: protein MIEAFIHGFILAIGLILPLGAQNVFVFNQGASQATFVRALPAVITAGLCDTVLILVEVFGLSVIVFEIPWLTVGIYLVGFVFLVFMGWRIWRDASKQNTEVESVSLWKQVSFALSASLLNPHALLDTIGVIGTGSLIYHGSAKWSYLVACVLVSWLWFFFLAILGKLLKGLDKEGRVIRLLNKVSALIILLVAVYFGWMILHALRVV from the coding sequence ATGATTGAAGCATTTATTCATGGATTTATTTTGGCAATTGGCCTAATCCTTCCTTTAGGCGCGCAAAATGTGTTCGTTTTTAATCAAGGAGCTAGTCAGGCGACCTTTGTAAGAGCCTTGCCAGCTGTCATTACAGCTGGCCTTTGTGATACTGTTTTAATCCTTGTTGAGGTGTTCGGACTTTCCGTGATTGTCTTTGAAATCCCTTGGCTAACGGTCGGGATTTATTTGGTTGGGTTCGTTTTCCTAGTCTTTATGGGATGGCGGATATGGAGAGACGCTTCCAAGCAAAATACAGAGGTTGAAAGCGTCAGCCTGTGGAAACAAGTTTCCTTTGCCCTATCCGCTTCTTTATTGAATCCGCATGCCTTGTTAGACACGATTGGGGTTATCGGAACCGGTTCCCTCATCTATCACGGATCGGCGAAATGGAGCTATTTGGTGGCCTGTGTTCTTGTATCTTGGTTATGGTTTTTCTTTTTGGCCATACTAGGGAAGCTTTTAAAGGGGTTAGACAAAGAAGGACGTGTCATTCGGTTACTAAACAAGGTGTCCGCTCTCATTATTCTATTAGTAGCTGTTTATTTTGGATGGATGATTCTGCACGCCCTAAGAGTCGTCTAG
- a CDS encoding GNAT family N-acetyltransferase produces the protein MSITVEQVDYEKKTVLRHLIELYNYDFSEFTNDDVNEFGLYDYKYLDNYWNEPHRFPFFIKVNDKYAGFALVRKIKKDNSSDNYYSMAEFFIMKKYRGMGVGRISAINLFEKFKGNWEVSVITENKPAQTFWEKIISKYSYTENKNEGGDTIFSFKITD, from the coding sequence GTGAGTATTACCGTTGAACAAGTAGATTATGAGAAAAAAACTGTTTTAAGACATCTCATTGAATTGTACAATTATGATTTCAGTGAATTTACGAATGATGATGTAAATGAGTTCGGTCTATATGACTATAAGTATTTGGATAATTATTGGAACGAGCCTCACAGATTTCCATTCTTTATTAAAGTCAATGATAAATATGCTGGATTTGCTTTAGTAAGGAAGATTAAGAAAGATAATAGCAGTGATAATTATTATTCTATGGCTGAATTTTTTATTATGAAAAAATATAGGGGAATGGGTGTAGGTAGAATATCTGCTATAAATTTATTTGAAAAATTTAAAGGGAACTGGGAAGTATCTGTTATAACCGAGAACAAACCAGCTCAAACATTTTGGGAAAAAATAATCAGTAAATATTCTTATACAGAAAACAAAAATGAAGGTGGAGACACAATATTTTCGTTTAAGATAACTGATTAG
- the hemH gene encoding ferrochelatase produces MAKRKMGLLVMAYGTPYKPEDIEPYYTHIRHGRRPSDEQLEDLTSRYQSIGGVSPLAKITNAQAKALEKQLNESQDEVEFKLYIGLKHIHPFLEDAVKQMHEDGLEEAVSLVLAPHFSTFSVKSYNDRACETAEALGGPKITPIESWYDEPKFVQYWVDRIKETFDQIPEVEHDKTVVIFSAHSLPEKIIAAGDPYTKQLEESMKLIAEKAELKHYTNGWQSAGNTPDPWIGPDVQDLTRDLYEHERYEHFIYCPIGFVAEHLEVLYDNDYECKVVTDEIGAHYHRPPMPNDQPQFIDCLTTVVKKKLDLR; encoded by the coding sequence ATGGCAAAGCGAAAAATGGGATTATTAGTGATGGCATATGGCACGCCTTATAAACCAGAGGATATTGAACCTTACTATACGCATATAAGGCATGGACGCCGCCCATCTGACGAACAGCTGGAGGATTTGACCTCTCGTTACCAATCGATTGGGGGCGTTTCACCGCTTGCGAAGATTACCAACGCTCAAGCTAAAGCCCTTGAAAAGCAGCTTAATGAAAGCCAGGATGAAGTCGAATTTAAACTGTATATAGGACTTAAGCATATTCATCCGTTTCTTGAGGATGCCGTGAAGCAAATGCATGAGGATGGCTTGGAAGAGGCGGTTTCTCTTGTTTTGGCTCCACACTTTTCGACCTTTAGCGTGAAGTCGTATAATGATCGGGCTTGTGAGACAGCCGAAGCGCTTGGCGGACCAAAAATCACTCCGATTGAAAGCTGGTATGATGAGCCTAAATTTGTTCAATACTGGGTTGACCGGATTAAGGAAACCTTTGATCAAATCCCTGAGGTGGAACATGATAAGACGGTTGTTATTTTCTCCGCTCACAGTCTGCCTGAAAAAATTATAGCGGCTGGTGACCCCTACACTAAACAATTAGAAGAATCCATGAAACTCATTGCTGAAAAAGCTGAGTTAAAGCATTACACAAATGGTTGGCAGAGCGCGGGGAACACGCCTGACCCGTGGATTGGGCCGGATGTCCAGGACTTAACACGGGACTTGTACGAGCATGAACGTTACGAGCATTTTATCTATTGCCCAATTGGCTTTGTCGCCGAGCATTTGGAAGTCCTCTATGATAACGACTACGAATGCAAAGTGGTTACGGATGAAATTGGTGCCCATTATCATCGTCCGCCAATGCCAAATGATCAGCCGCAATTTATTGATTGTTTAACAACCGTTGTTAAGAAGAAGCTAGATTTGAGGTGA
- the hemY gene encoding protoporphyrinogen oxidase, whose product MKVAIIGGGISGLSAAFYLKKLSQDHRDDIDITIFEKDAAFGGKIQTVRRDGFVIERGPDSFLKRKPAAMNLVEDLGLSKELIENKTGQSYILKGGDLHLIPPGSVMGVPTSIHAIMETGLLSEEGKARALNDLIIPKLEPFEDISVGAFFAKRFGEELVDHLISPLLSGIYAGDIYKLSLATTLPQFVHAESEQGSLMLGLQGKAPRKRTSQFATLQSGLATLVEELVNALRELGVTLRSEIRVEKIFKLDNGYELGFSNGESAVFDQIIFAIPHHLVEALLPEADFLRRPDAAPNTSVATIAMAFDEKDVKLDREGTGFVSSRLEPKALTACTWTHMKWDHAAPEGKALLRTYVGKAGNDQVIYESDETLVNQTLQEMSDVVSISADPDFAIVSRWPEAMPQYPVGHQAWLNNIKQKLAKEYPHLHLIGASYDGVGLPDCIRQGKQLAQDLLGEAGFHA is encoded by the coding sequence GTGAAAGTAGCCATCATTGGCGGAGGCATCTCGGGACTTAGTGCTGCCTTTTATTTGAAAAAACTGTCACAGGATCATCGAGATGACATCGATATCACCATCTTTGAAAAGGATGCCGCTTTTGGCGGGAAGATCCAAACGGTTCGCCGCGATGGATTTGTGATTGAAAGAGGACCGGATTCATTTTTAAAGCGGAAGCCTGCTGCTATGAATTTAGTAGAAGATCTTGGTTTATCAAAAGAGCTTATCGAGAATAAAACTGGACAGTCCTATATTTTGAAGGGTGGAGACTTGCATCTGATTCCACCTGGCTCAGTTATGGGTGTTCCTACAAGCATCCATGCCATTATGGAGACAGGCCTTTTAAGCGAGGAAGGTAAGGCAAGAGCTCTTAATGATCTGATCATTCCAAAGCTAGAGCCTTTTGAGGACATCTCCGTGGGTGCCTTTTTTGCGAAACGCTTTGGTGAGGAATTAGTCGACCATTTAATCAGTCCTTTGCTATCTGGAATCTATGCGGGGGATATTTATAAGCTAAGCTTAGCCACTACCTTGCCTCAATTTGTTCATGCGGAGAGTGAACAAGGCAGCCTTATGCTAGGTCTGCAAGGAAAAGCGCCGCGCAAGAGAACAAGTCAATTTGCAACACTTCAATCAGGACTTGCCACTTTAGTGGAGGAACTGGTGAATGCCTTAAGGGAACTCGGCGTTACCCTCCGGTCAGAAATCCGGGTTGAGAAAATCTTTAAGCTTGATAACGGCTATGAATTGGGATTCTCAAACGGAGAATCTGCCGTTTTTGATCAGATTATTTTTGCGATCCCTCATCATTTGGTCGAGGCTTTGCTTCCAGAAGCTGATTTTCTAAGACGTCCAGATGCCGCTCCTAACACGTCCGTTGCCACGATTGCGATGGCATTTGATGAAAAGGATGTCAAACTGGATCGTGAAGGAACGGGCTTTGTTTCCTCACGACTTGAACCAAAAGCCTTAACCGCCTGCACATGGACGCACATGAAGTGGGACCACGCGGCACCAGAAGGAAAAGCCCTTCTCAGAACCTATGTCGGCAAAGCCGGAAATGACCAGGTCATTTATGAATCGGACGAGACACTTGTTAATCAAACGCTTCAGGAAATGAGCGATGTTGTTTCAATCAGCGCGGATCCGGATTTCGCTATCGTTTCGAGATGGCCGGAAGCGATGCCGCAGTATCCAGTCGGCCATCAGGCTTGGTTAAATAACATTAAGCAAAAGCTTGCCAAAGAGTATCCGCACCTACATCTCATCGGTGCATCCTATGACGGAGTCGGGCTCCCAGACTGTATCCGTCAAGGCAAGCAACTAGCTCAGGACCTATTAGGTGAAGCAGGCTTTCATGCCTAA
- a CDS encoding glycoside hydrolase family 43 protein: protein MHTIVNPVLKGFNPDPSILRVGEDYYIATSTFEWFPGVAIHHSKDLVNWELLTYPLTRQSQLDMEGNINSGGVWAPCLSYSDGLFYLIYTDVKSRFATFKDTHNYLVTSPDIMGPWSEPIYLNSSGFDPSLFHDEDGRKWLVNMLWDYRKGKNSFAGIVLQEYSVVEEKLVGPIRNIFKGTELRVTEAPHLYKHNGYYYLMTAEGGTGYEHAVTMCRSKSLFGPYEVDPENPILTSVHDPSLRLQKAGHGSLVETQTGEWYLAHLCGRPVKEKFCTLGRETAIQRCYWDEEGWLRVEGGGPQVEVKAPNLEPHPFAPDPEKDDFNTQALSVHWNTLRVPHDESWLTLKERPGFLRLRGRESMNSTHKQSLVARRLQSFQAEIETSLEFNPDTFQQMAGLILYYDTEDYIYLRVSHDDDLGVNLGIIQSKAGVYDELLAQAIPLKSSVSYRLKAVVDGAFVSFFYGEADGEWQAAGELIDLTHLSDEGSTYIRFTGTYVGLCVQDLSGRMKEADFDYFIYKEK, encoded by the coding sequence GTGCATACGATAGTCAATCCTGTTTTAAAAGGGTTTAATCCTGATCCATCTATTCTGCGTGTTGGTGAAGATTATTATATTGCAACGTCCACATTTGAATGGTTTCCAGGTGTAGCGATTCATCATTCCAAGGATTTAGTGAACTGGGAGCTTTTGACGTATCCATTAACGAGGCAATCTCAGCTGGACATGGAAGGGAATATTAATAGCGGGGGCGTTTGGGCTCCTTGTTTGAGTTATTCAGATGGCCTTTTTTATCTTATTTACACGGATGTGAAAAGCCGTTTTGCTACTTTTAAGGATACACATAATTATTTAGTGACAAGTCCTGATATCATGGGGCCGTGGTCTGAGCCAATTTATTTGAATAGCAGCGGCTTCGATCCATCGCTGTTTCATGATGAGGATGGCAGAAAATGGCTAGTCAATATGCTGTGGGATTATCGCAAAGGGAAAAATTCCTTTGCAGGGATCGTGCTTCAAGAATATTCTGTCGTGGAAGAGAAGCTTGTCGGACCTATCCGCAACATCTTTAAAGGGACCGAGCTTCGTGTCACTGAAGCTCCTCACCTTTATAAGCACAATGGCTATTATTATCTGATGACAGCAGAAGGGGGAACCGGGTATGAGCATGCGGTGACGATGTGCCGCTCTAAATCTTTGTTTGGACCTTATGAAGTGGATCCGGAAAACCCGATCTTAACCTCAGTTCATGACCCCAGCTTACGTTTACAAAAAGCGGGGCATGGAAGTCTTGTTGAAACCCAAACAGGGGAGTGGTATCTCGCTCATTTATGCGGACGGCCCGTTAAAGAAAAGTTCTGTACGCTTGGAAGAGAAACCGCTATTCAGCGTTGTTACTGGGATGAAGAAGGTTGGCTCCGAGTGGAAGGGGGAGGACCGCAAGTAGAGGTGAAAGCACCTAACTTAGAGCCTCATCCGTTTGCGCCTGATCCAGAAAAAGATGATTTTAATACGCAAGCTTTATCCGTTCATTGGAATACACTTCGAGTTCCGCACGATGAGTCATGGCTTACCTTAAAAGAGCGCCCTGGCTTTTTGAGGTTGCGAGGCCGCGAGTCGATGAACTCGACGCATAAGCAGAGCCTTGTCGCAAGAAGACTTCAAAGCTTTCAGGCTGAAATTGAAACCAGCCTCGAATTCAATCCTGACACGTTTCAGCAAATGGCCGGTTTAATTCTCTACTATGATACGGAAGATTACATTTACCTTAGAGTAAGTCACGATGATGACCTTGGAGTGAATCTAGGAATTATTCAATCCAAAGCAGGCGTTTACGATGAGCTTTTGGCTCAAGCTATCCCGCTGAAAAGTTCGGTTTCTTATAGATTAAAAGCGGTTGTTGATGGCGCTTTTGTGAGCTTTTTCTATGGAGAGGCTGACGGAGAGTGGCAAGCTGCAGGTGAACTTATCGATCTGACCCATTTATCGGATGAAGGCAGTACCTATATTCGTTTTACTGGAACTTATGTAGGGCTTTGTGTACAGGACTTAAGCGGGCGAATGAAGGAAGCCGATTTTGATTATTTTATCTATAAGGAAAAGTAA
- a CDS encoding MBL fold metallo-hydrolase: MKLTVVGFWGGFPGKDEATSGYLLEADGFSLLLDCGSGVLSKLQHFTEIENLDALWLSHYHHDHIADLGPLYFARLIKGQLQDKKGPFPIYGHTLDQEGFQLLTNEEVTKGVAYEGTDTLTIGPFQLTFVKTIHPAPCYAARITYNEKVIVYTADTAIFPELYSFAEGADLLIAECSLYEGQDGAAFGHMTSAEVAELAEKAKVKDVLLTHLPHYGDHQELLQRVKQQHKGGQVSLAETGWKWEG, encoded by the coding sequence ATGAAACTAACGGTTGTTGGATTTTGGGGAGGCTTTCCGGGAAAGGATGAAGCCACTTCAGGTTATTTGTTAGAGGCGGATGGGTTCTCTCTTCTTTTGGATTGCGGAAGCGGGGTTTTATCTAAGCTGCAGCATTTTACAGAGATTGAGAACCTTGATGCGCTTTGGTTGTCTCATTATCATCATGATCATATCGCTGACTTAGGCCCGCTTTATTTTGCCCGTTTAATAAAAGGTCAGCTTCAGGATAAGAAGGGACCATTTCCGATTTACGGACACACACTCGATCAAGAAGGCTTTCAACTTCTGACAAACGAAGAGGTAACAAAAGGGGTTGCGTATGAGGGGACGGATACGTTAACGATTGGACCGTTTCAACTCACATTTGTTAAAACCATCCACCCTGCTCCTTGCTATGCGGCGCGAATTACATATAATGAAAAAGTAATTGTCTATACTGCGGATACGGCTATTTTCCCAGAGCTTTATTCTTTCGCAGAAGGGGCCGATTTATTGATTGCTGAATGCAGCCTTTACGAAGGTCAGGATGGGGCCGCTTTCGGTCATATGACAAGTGCTGAAGTCGCAGAGCTTGCCGAAAAAGCAAAAGTGAAAGATGTTTTATTGACACATCTTCCTCACTATGGCGACCATCAGGAGTTGCTTCAGCGGGTTAAGCAACAGCATAAAGGCGGACAAGTGTCACTGGCTGAAACAGGCTGGAAGTGGGAAGGCTAA
- the coaA gene encoding type I pantothenate kinase has protein sequence MSIDSLYTRSEWQACFKNKLTFDGRLLNLKVPQAELESIYLPLITFILKWRQSSGLWEKNIRQSLNLRDDTQTPFLIGVAGSVAAGKSTTSHLIATLLSAQDPSLNVETLSTDHFLFPNAELQTRGMMNRKGFPESYDWDRLHHVLTQLKKGEECVHTPIYSHEVYDITGEIYEVKKPDVVILEGINVLQAGHGFRPISDWLDLKIYVDAEEDSVFNWYWERIQNLVATADQNPHSYFHQFKNMDQEALFAFAQRIWRDINAVNLHDYILPSRERADLILKKGPNHEIQSIKVQIN, from the coding sequence ATGTCTATTGACTCTCTTTATACGCGCTCAGAATGGCAAGCCTGTTTTAAAAATAAGCTGACTTTTGACGGACGGTTGTTAAACTTAAAAGTGCCTCAAGCAGAACTGGAATCAATCTATTTGCCGCTCATCACTTTTATTTTGAAGTGGAGACAGTCAAGCGGTTTATGGGAGAAGAACATCAGACAATCTCTCAACCTTCGTGATGACACCCAAACGCCTTTTCTAATTGGGGTTGCGGGAAGTGTGGCAGCAGGCAAAAGCACCACCTCCCATTTAATTGCAACCTTGCTTAGTGCACAGGATCCCAGTCTAAACGTTGAAACGCTCTCAACTGACCATTTTCTTTTTCCAAATGCTGAACTTCAAACACGCGGGATGATGAACCGTAAAGGGTTTCCAGAATCCTATGATTGGGACCGTTTACACCATGTTTTGACACAGTTGAAAAAAGGGGAAGAGTGTGTCCATACCCCAATCTATTCCCATGAAGTCTATGACATTACGGGTGAAATCTATGAAGTCAAGAAGCCTGACGTGGTTATTTTAGAAGGGATTAATGTCCTTCAGGCGGGTCACGGGTTCAGACCCATTTCGGATTGGCTGGACCTTAAGATTTATGTAGACGCTGAAGAAGATTCCGTATTTAACTGGTACTGGGAACGCATCCAGAATCTTGTCGCAACCGCTGATCAGAATCCTCATTCTTATTTCCATCAGTTTAAAAATATGGATCAGGAAGCTCTGTTTGCCTTCGCTCAACGAATTTGGCGGGATATTAATGCCGTTAATCTGCACGACTATATTTTACCTTCTCGAGAACGTGCGGACCTCATCCTGAAAAAAGGACCCAACCATGAAATCCAATCGATTAAAGTTCAAATAAATTAA
- the hemE gene encoding uroporphyrinogen decarboxylase, with protein sequence MDKQLFNDAILRACRKEPVPHIPVWYMRQAGRYQPEYREIRKKYSFFEVNENPEVCAEVTRLPVEQLGVDAAILFADIMTPLKPIGIDVDIESGRGPVISNPIRTLEDVNRMGQLNVERHLPYILDSIRLLREQLSVPLIGFGGAPFTLASYLIEGGPSKDYHKTKGFMYAYPSVWKALMDKLGEMTITYLTAQIEAGAQIVQVFDSWVGALSAEDYEIYIAPTMHHIFSEVKKTGVPTIYFGSGSSHLLEQWNQLPVDVLSIDWRITIDQVREKGITKTLQGNLDPSLLLAPFDLLKERAKTIIDQGKKQQGYIFNLGHGIFPEASADTLRKLTEFIHTYSQNQ encoded by the coding sequence TTGGATAAACAACTGTTTAATGATGCGATCCTAAGGGCGTGCAGGAAAGAACCTGTCCCCCACATCCCCGTTTGGTATATGAGACAAGCCGGGCGGTACCAACCGGAATATCGGGAGATCCGGAAAAAGTATTCCTTTTTTGAAGTAAATGAGAATCCTGAGGTATGTGCGGAAGTAACACGATTACCTGTTGAACAATTAGGTGTAGATGCGGCGATTCTTTTTGCGGACATCATGACACCTCTTAAACCAATTGGAATTGATGTCGACATTGAATCGGGCCGCGGACCGGTTATTTCAAATCCAATTCGTACACTTGAAGATGTGAACAGGATGGGGCAGCTGAACGTTGAGCGTCATCTCCCGTACATATTAGATTCGATCCGTTTATTGCGTGAACAATTATCGGTGCCTTTAATTGGCTTTGGCGGAGCTCCCTTTACACTGGCGAGTTATTTAATCGAAGGCGGTCCATCTAAGGACTATCATAAAACAAAAGGCTTTATGTATGCTTACCCATCCGTATGGAAAGCTTTAATGGATAAGCTTGGCGAGATGACCATTACCTACTTAACCGCTCAAATCGAAGCGGGTGCTCAAATTGTCCAAGTATTTGATTCCTGGGTTGGAGCCCTTTCTGCTGAGGATTATGAGATCTACATTGCGCCGACCATGCACCATATTTTTTCAGAAGTAAAGAAGACGGGTGTCCCAACGATTTATTTTGGAAGCGGCTCTAGTCATTTGCTCGAGCAGTGGAACCAGCTTCCTGTAGATGTCCTTTCGATTGATTGGCGGATTACAATTGATCAAGTTCGTGAAAAAGGGATTACCAAAACGCTGCAAGGTAACCTGGACCCGTCACTTCTCCTCGCACCGTTTGACCTTTTAAAAGAAAGAGCCAAGACCATTATTGATCAAGGCAAAAAGCAACAGGGCTATATTTTTAATCTCGGTCACGGTATTTTCCCAGAAGCGAGTGCTGACACGTTGAGGAAATTGACTGAGTTTATTCATACTTATTCACAAAATCAGTAA